The Rhododendron vialii isolate Sample 1 chromosome 1a, ASM3025357v1 region GGTATAATGTATAATTgtagagtgtgtgtgtgtgtatatatatatatatcattttgtaaaattacatATTAAGCCctcttatttaaaaaatcacATTTAGTCCCCGCCAAGGGCACCTAGGTGGCCGCCAAATCCGGCCAAGCCTCCCATGGCGCCAAATAAAATGCCTAGGGGTACAGTCATGGTGGTagggcacctccaagcgcctaggtgccgggcggccgccatttagaacactgatccATTGGGTGGGTGGAACCCCACATGGGGtctccccccaccccccactctctctctctctctccccctctctccacCACACTAGACATCAACaaacacatacatatatgtatgtaacACTCAACTAACTGAATTTGCTTATCAATGCTCCACACAATTAGTTTACTCCCACACCACAAATTTTCTGACCTAATTAGGTAGCCTTGTATGGACTGTGTTCTGAAAAGTTTTTTACTTCTTATTTAGAAAGCTAACCTCCTATGCTTGTGAATTCTACATGAGAAACTGTAAGATTACATCTTGACCTATATCTGAACTCGCTAGTTTCATAAATGAGATGCTGATAAGTTAGTGAATTATTTGAACTCGCTAGTTTCTAAAGAGAGCAGTTCCATCCATGGTTCTAGATGGACCTGCTTTGGTCATGTAATATTTGGTAAAATTAAGTACCGTCTGTGATATATTATGTGGGGCTGTTACGGACTATCAAATGTCACGAAACCAATGTACTACCATTTAAATAACTGTCCTATTGTACACGCCATTGTCTCGCCTTAGCTATGGATCCATCTTTTTCTCATTGTGGCACATATAATTATTTGGAATTTAGTTGCTTGGGATCATGTGAAAGTTTGTTGTAGTGAACTTTATTCTTCTTATTGAAGGTTGAAAAGATGGAAGAGGGCGTAAAGTCCGAGAACCATTTGACATCGGCTGCAGCTTTTGTGGAAGGTGGAATTCAAGAAGCCTGTGATGATTCTTGCAGCATATGCCTTGAAGCATTTTGTGAAAGTGAACCATCGACGGTATACACGTTGGAGACTGTCTTTTTCATGGATTGAATTAGTTTCCCCATAGCTAACTGCATCTTTCCTCTTGCAGGTGACTTGTTGCAAGCATGAGTTTCACCTTCAGTGCATTCTTGAATGGTAGTCTTGTAATTCTTGTTTTAAAATGAATAATGTTTGCGTCCAACGTACTATATTATAGAACTTTTTATTGTAAAAATGGTCTGCCATATTTGTGCTGATATGCGGCATGATAATTTGAGTGGACGGCAGAGGGAGACTAAGGGCCTGTTTGTTTGATGGATATAAGGAGGGGATAAGGAGGTTGACCGGATACAAAAAACACAGTGCCCATGTGTTGCCCCTGCTTTTTTTATCCGTTGCTTGTTTGTTCGTGCAGGGCCTTAGATTGTCATATGGGATATGATACCCCTGAAAAGGAGAGGGTCGGGGGGTGGAGATATGTAATACCAGCCCCCATGATGTTACATATTGCCACCACGGGCTATGGGAATATCTTCATAGTATGGTTATGAGTAAGCTTGGACGGCATAGGACCTATTATCGCTTGTTCAGTTGTCCACGGTACTGATGAAACTTAATGCTTTAGGTGTCAGAGAagctcccagtgcccaatgtgTTGGCAACCCATCAGCTTGAAGGATCCCAGCAGGTTACATTTCTTTATTTccacctttttttattttctgttttctcttAATCGCTTGATATTTGATTTCGCGAGAGTTGTTAACGTTAGTCGTACTGGCAGCCAGGAATTGCTTGACGCTATAGAACAGGAAAAGAGCTTTAGAGCCAATGCACGTAGAAATACCACGATATTTCATCATCCGACCCTGGGGGATTTCGAATTACAGCATGTTCGTAATCTACTTATCCTAGATTTTCTCATGAGTATATTGTATACCCCTTGAATGTTGTAATTGTGATACGGGTAAGCCACTTTTTGCCTCCCACTACAGTTACCAGTTGGCGGAACTGATGCTGAACTCGAAGAGCGTATTATTCAGCACTTAGCTGCCGCTGCTGCCATGGGGAGGACCCGCCATATTGCTAGGAGGGAAGGTCAGAGGAATAGATCATCAGCTCAGGGTCGTCCCCATTATCTCGTGTTCTCAACTCATTCCAATGGTCCGCCTGTTGCTTCTGTGTCTTCTTCTCCGACTCAGAGCATTGAAAGTGATTCAGCTTCTTCAGCAGCAGTAGCTGAGCCGACTTCTCTTATAACTGTCGGAGAAGATTCCACACAAATTGTTCCTCCACGTTCTAGTCAAGCTGATCAGATTTATGCCTCTGCATCTAGATCAACTGTTCTTGCTTCCAATCACCATGGAACTTCCTCGCACAATCAGTATTTACCTTTCTTGACCTTTAGTCTATTTATTTTCTCAGTTGATTACCTTCACAGGAGGTGTTTCTTTTTGGCACAGGGAAAGGTTTTTTACGCCTCACCTTTTTTTATCCTTCAGTTGCTTTTACTCTGTTTATTTACATTTTATATGATTGTTATCATATaggtctcctactcagtctcccACTGATAGTCATGATAAGGCAGGACCATCTGAGTTCCAATCCATTTCAGAATCTCTAAAATCCCGATTTAATGCAATGTCAATGAGGTATACGGAAGCTGTGGTATATAATGTATATTGGTTATGTACATCAGGGAATGCCTCATTTCAACATGTTCATTTATTCATGATTTCCTCTTGTCGTTTTGTAAAGATATAAAGAGTCGATTACAAAGAGCACAAGGGGTTGGAAGGAGAAACTTTTCTCCCGCAACACTAACATGACGGATATTGGTTCTGAAGTAAAGGGAGAGGGCAATTCAGGAATTTCTACTGTATCAGGCATGATGGAGCGTCTTGAGACAAGAGACAATAGCAGAACCAACACTGATTCTGGATCAAGTAGTTCGCAGGAAGCCAACACTGCTGATGAATCTACTAGTTTACATGATGTCTCAGTTCCAGATCTGGTCAACCAGCAGATTCCGGTGACTGATTGTAACAATGTTGTGAATGAGGGTACACAAACTTCATGTGCCACAGGATCTGCTGCAAACTAGGCGCTTTTTGAGGAACCATGCTGAGTTTTCTTAGTTAAAGGTTAGTCTTGACCTTAAATTGTTACTGCATCTAAAATTTACTTGTGGATTTTTGTGTCTGAACCTCATTGGTTCTGTTGGAACAATATCTCGCTCTTCATGGCTAGATTTGGAAATTTGTTCGTGTGTTACTTATTACCCACAACCAAGCCTTATGCAACTCATTGACACTGGTGGCATTTGTCTCTATCTCCTTTTCTAAAGGAGAGTTCTTGGTCTATCCCAAAGATCCACATCACAATTCCATGTGCAATGTCGGTCAACCATACACCCTCCGCAGGAATATCCCCATTCATAGGTCCAAGATCTTGGGTCTAACCCATATCTGGTGAATCGGTGattaatcaatcaatcaattgaTGATCAATTAAAAATAGAAACTCTACCAATCGATTCCTATTTGGCTTGACTTCCACACGCGATTTGATTAAGAAGGAATACCTTTTCTTAGGCAAAGAGAGGAAATATTTGTATTTCATGCAAAGGAAGACAGGTACTTAATATCCAATAGTCTTATTGGCAATCAATGATCAACTTCCTTTCTCATGTGTGACAAGGTTGTGTCTGAATGGTGAATACCAACTCCTTGGGCTGAGCTAATTTGGTCCTTGTGTGGGTCTGGATGTGTTTGGGCTAGCACAGGGACTATTGGAACAAAATTCTTGTGTGGCTGAATGGTACCTGTCCTGCCATGCCCGCAGCTTAGCCCTACTCCCAAGACCACATGTTACAGTCTCGGTTTATTGATTGAAAATAAAGTACATCTACCGGGTAAATAGAAGGAGACCTCgagtaagaaacaaaaatgatacatgGCAATATCTGTTGGCCTGTAATGATTTAAAGAAAACTGCAAATTCATGACCTTGGTAATTGATTTCTGGAATACATTTATTGGTACTCTTCATATGATCACGTCACTTGGGAACTCGACATCGAAACAATACAGTCTACTGCTGTAGACTGCTTCTCTAGAATTTGACAGCCTTACATTCATCATTCTAGCAAATAATGGCCTCTCTTGCATTGGAACCAACTGATATTTTTGGGAGTTAATTGGAGTGTAGATATAGTTGTGAAATGTGAAGATAAAGACTTCTTAAATTGGACTATTATTTCTCAATTTATTGCTATCGTTAGTTGGTTCATGCCTGTGCTTATAGAGTTGGGTTGGGGGAGAGGCTTGAGACGATGCTGCACTGTGAACTAGCCTCAGTCTTACTGGTATATTTTGTACATTTATAAGCTAGGCTGCCAAGTGGGGGTTCCAAGGCCAGAAACTTGTCTACGCATTAACTTGTTAAGTGAATAGATATCAGTcatacttatccaaaaaaaagaaaagaaaaaagaacagatATGAGTCATCGTTTAAGAACGACTTTATCGTAGAAAATGGAAGGAGGGCATTAAGAAATATAAAATCTACCGTCCTGGTGTACTTGGACAGTGAAATGTGAAGAATTGAATACTTAAATATTTACATACACCCAAATACCCCTATCCAGTTCCATGCAACAAAGATTGTACATCATTACATATGGCACCATTGATGTGTGGGAATAATGGTAACAGCTGAAGAAGATTAATTGTG contains the following coding sequences:
- the LOC131308378 gene encoding E3 ubiquitin-protein ligase RHF2A; protein product: MEVEKMEEGVKSENHLTSAAAFVEGGIQEACDDSCSICLEAFCESEPSTVTCCKHEFHLQCILEWCQRSSQCPMCWQPISLKDPSSQELLDAIEQEKSFRANARRNTTIFHHPTLGDFELQHLPVGGTDAELEERIIQHLAAAAAMGRTRHIARREGQRNRSSAQGRPHYLVFSTHSNGPPVASVSSSPTQSIESDSASSAAVAEPTSLITVGEDSTQIVPPRSSQADQIYASASRSTVLASNHHGTSSHNQSPTQSPTDSHDKAGPSEFQSISESLKSRFNAMSMRYKESITKSTRGWKEKLFSRNTNMTDIGSEVKGEGNSGISTVSGMMERLETRDNSRTNTDSGSSSSQEANTADESTSLHDVSVPDLVNQQIPVTDCNNVVNEGTQTSCATGSAAN